A window of Streptomyces broussonetiae genomic DNA:
TCCGCGCTGCTCGGGCTCGGGGAATGCGCCCTGGAGACGGGGGAGTTGGTCGGGGCGCGCGAGTTCTTCGAACGTGCCGAGGCCTGTGTCGCGGACGAGTCGCTGCCGGTGCGGGTGCCGGCCGTCCGCGGGCGCGCGGTCTCGCACTACCTCGCCGGTGAACTCCGCTACGCCGTCTATCTGCTGGAGTCCGCCCTCGACGAGCTGAACCGTGGCGGACTGCACGACCCCGACGCCCTGCTGCTGCTCTACGCCAGCATCATCGGCCCGTACATGGACATGGGTGCGCACGCCCGCGCCGCGCAGGCCGCCGAGTTCGCGCTCGCGCTCGCCCCGCAGACCGGTGACCAGGCGCTGCTCGCCCGGATGCACCGCTCGGTGGCCCGCACCCTGCTCGCCGAGGGCCGGCTCGCCGAGGCCGACGCCTCACTCGCCAAGGCGGCCGAGCTGTACCGCCGGCTCTGCCTGCGCACCGAGCTGGCCAACTGCCACTGGATGCGTGGCTACGTCTGTGCGCAGAACGGCGAACTGGAGCGCGCCGAAGGGGAGTTGAGGCAGGCGTACGCCATGCTCTCCGAGACCCGGGCCGCCCTGTACCGCAGCCAGGCCGCCGTGGAACTCGCCGACGTGCTGCACCGGCTCGGCAAGTCCGTCGAGGCCGCCCAGCTGCTGCAGGGCGTCCTCGGGGACTTCTCCTCCGAGCGCGGCGCGGTGCACGCCGCCGCGGCCCACCGGCTGCTCGGCATCATCGCGGAGGACGCCCGGGACACCGAGGCCGCCGAGGAGCACTACGTCCGCGCGCTCAGCCTGCTGGAACGCGCGGGCGCCGCCGGGGACCTGGCCGACCTGTGCCGCCTCCTCGGCGACCTCCTGCGCCGCACGGGCCGCACCGAGGCCGCCCTGGACGCCTACCGCACCGGCCTCGGCCACCGCACGGCCCCCGGCACCACCACCCTCGGCCCGGCCCCGGCCCAGCCGCCGTTGTGATCACACCTGCGCCCGCCCCCGCTTGTGGACGTCCGCCAGGTGCAGCGCACCGACCTGGACGGCGGCCTGCGTCGCGTTGTTCGGTACGTCGCCCAGGCCGCCGTTGGTGAACGCGAAGGAGTCCTGGCCGACCCGGACGGCGGCCAGCTCCAGTGTGAGCAGGAGGTCCCGGTGGTCGGAGGTCGTGGCGGCGATGGTGATGCGCAGGCCCTGGCGGGCGTCCCCGACCTCGGGCAGCGAGGCCTCGTCGACCCGCACGTCCTCCTGCAGCCCGTTGTCGGTGGTGGCCGTGAACCGGGCGCACTGCTGCGGCAGCGTCTTGAGCCAGGCGAGCATCGTGTTGACGTCGGCGGGGCGGCGGGCGCCGATCTGGTAGCGCAGCTGGGCGTTGGTGTCGGCGTCGTCGAGGCCGACCGCGGCGCGCGGCGGGCCGCCGAGGAGTTCGTCGGTGTAGAGCGTGTCCATCAGCCGCGAGCACGCGCCGGCCGAGCTGGTCGCCTTCAGCAGCTCGTCCCGCCAGGTGGCCGCGCCGCGGGTCGCCGTCCAGGGGGCGCCCAGATCGGTCTCGGTCAGGAGCGCGGACCGCACCTGGTCGTCGGTGAGCGCGGCACCGTCCGGCCGCCCGGACGCCCGCGGTATCGGGGTCGGCCTGTCGATCGTCGGCAGGGGCTGGGGCGCGGTCGCCGGATGGCGCAGACCGAGGGCCGCGCAGCCGCCGACGGTGACGAGCCCGGCCGTGATGAGGGCGAGGTGGAGGCCGCGGGGGCGTATCGCGTCGCTCAACCAGGTCATCGCGGTGCCTCCTGGGGTGCCTGCGGATGTGCCTGCTCTCACGGCACCACCGCCCCGCCCGCCCCACCAGCGCTCCGGGCCGTACGGGTGAGCAGCCCTGCGCACCGGGTGCGCGGACGCGGGGAAAATGCCTCGCCGCGCGGCTGCGGGGGCTGCTACGGTCCCCGTATGCAGCGCGCCCAGCAGTGCCGACCGAGCACGACGACGCCGGACACCGTCCCGGCGCGCTGACACCTGACCAGCATCGAAGCCCCGGGGCGAGCGCCCCGGGGCTTCTGGCGTGTCCTTGGGCGTTCGCCTCCTTGCGCAAGGAGACCCGACCATGCACGACGCGCCTGCCGACCACCGCCGCCTCGGCCGCGAACTGGACCTGTTCGACACCGACCCGCTGATGGGCGCCGGTCTGCCGTACTGGCTGCCGGACGGTGCGGCCGTCCGGCACGCCCTGGAGGAGTACATCCGCGACGCCGAACGCCGGGCCGGATACCGGCATGTGTACTCGCCCGCGCTCGGCAAACGCGAGCTGTACGAGATCTCCGGGCACTGGGACCACTACCGCGACGACATGTACCCGCCCATGAAACTGGGCCCCGACCAGTCGGAGGAGATGGTCCTGCGGCCGAGCCTGTGCCCGCACCACGCGCTCGTCTACCGCTCCCGCTCCCACAGCTATCGCGACCTGCCCTTGCGCATCGCCGAGTTGGGCAGCATGTACCGTGCGGAACTGTCGGGCGTCCTCGGCGGACTGACCCGCGTGCGCGCCATTCAGCTCAACGACGCCCACATCTTCTGCACCCTGGAGCAGGCGGTGGACGAGGCCCGCGGCGCGCTGGAGCTGATCGCCCGCGCCTACGCCGACCTCGGCATCGAGGCCGTACGCCACCGCCTGTCGCTGCCCGGCGAGGGTGGCAAGTACGTCGCCGATCCGCAGCTGTGGCGGCGGGCGACCGCGCTGCTGAAGGAGGTCCTGGCCGAGGCCGGCGTGGACCACGAGGAGGCGGAGGGCGAGGCCGCCTTCTACGGGCCGAAGATCGACGTGCAGATCGCGGACCCGGCCGGCCGCGAGTCCACCCTGTCCACCGTGCAGATCGACTTCCACCAGCCGGCCCGCTTCGACCTGCACTACATCGGCGCCGACGGTGCCAGGCACCGTCCGGTGATGGTGCACCGCAGCATCATCGGCAGCGTCGAGCGGGCCGTCGCCCACCTCATCGAGACCCACCGGGGCGCCTTCCCGGCCTGGCTGGCGCCGGTGCAGCTGGCGGTGCTGCCGGTCGGCGAGGAGCAGCTGGAGCAGGCGGCGGCACTCGTGCGGGAGGCCGTGGCGCTGGGCCTGCGCGCCGAACTCGCCGGGCCCGAGCAGGGCACCCTGGGAGCCAGGATCCGGGCCGCGCGCCTGGTGCCGTACCAGGCGGTGATCGGCGCCCGCGAGGCCAGGGCCGGGCGGGCGGACGTACGGCTGCGCGGCGGCCTGCGCCCCGGGGAGCTGCCGGTGCCTGAGCTGCTGCGCCGGATCGCCGACCGGGTCGCGGCACGCGGCACCGCCCTGTGGGAGTGAGCGTCCTGATCTAAGGTCGGCTCGACGGAAGGAGTCCGCCGTGACCGGTCAGCCCACTCCCGTGATCATCGACTGCGACACGGGTGTCGACGACGCCCTCGCCCTGCTGTTCGCCGTGCGCCACCCGGGGATCGACCTCAGGGCGGTGACCTGCGTGGCCGGGAACACGGACGTCGACGGCGTGGTCCGCAACACCCTCACCGTGCTGGAGCAGGCGGGCGCCCCCGAGATCCCGGTGGGCCGGGGCGCCGCCCGCCCGCTGATCGAACCGGCCCGCGCCGCCAAGCACGTGCACGGCGCCGACGGCATGGGTGACCTGGGCCTGCCCGCGCCGAGGCGCACCGCGTCCGAACTGGACGCCGTGTCCCTGCTGCGCCGCGAGATCCTCGCCGCGCCCCGCCCGGTCACACTCGTCCCCACCGCGCCCCTGACCAACATCGCCCTGCTCCTGCGCACCCATCCGGAGGTGACCCGCAACATCGAGCGGATCGTCTTCATGGGCGGCGCCGTGGCCACCGGGAACGCCACACCGGTCGCCGAGTTCAACGTCTGGCACGATCCGGAGGCGGCGGCGATCCTGCTCACCGCCGGGGTGCCCATCACGATGTACGGCCTCGACGTCTTCATGCAGGTCGTCGTCCCGGCCCCGGACGTCCACCGGCTGCGCACGAGCGGTGACCCCGGCACCCGGCTGGCGGGCGAACTGCTCGCCCACCGGCCGACCGCGGTGGGCGAGGAGCCCGAGGCGGAGGAGGCGGGCGGCCTCGGCGACGCGGGCGCGGTGTGCGCGGTGGCCGACCCGGCCGGCCTCACCACCCGCCTGCTGCCCGTCGAGGTCGCCCTGGCCCCCGGCCGCTCCCGGGGCCAGACGATCGTCGACCGCCGCCCCCGCCCCGGCGAGTCCGAGATCCACGAGGGTGCCCGTGAACAGGCCTGGGTGGACGTGGCGTTGGAGGTGGACGTCGAGCGGTACGTGAAGCTGTACTTGGAGACGGTGGCGCGGCCCTAGCAAGCGCGCCCGTGCCCGTACGGAGCCCGAACGGAGCCCGCATGGCAGACGACTTTCCGGACCACGCGCCGGACCGCTCGCCGGACCTCTCCTCCAGGAATCCGGACCTCTCCTCGAAGAACCCCGACTGGTGGCGGCAGTCCGTCGTCTACCAGGTCTATCCCCGCAGCTTCGCCGACGCCGACGGTGACGGCCTCGGCGATCTGCGGGGCGTCACCGAGCGGCTGAACCACCTCGCCACGCTCGGCGTCGA
This region includes:
- a CDS encoding tetratricopeptide repeat protein: MRERDDPTVVGRRVQHLRNQRGLTQRQLAEPAYTPAYISTVEAGRVRASDEALRHIAGRLGVAFEELAVGRPAHLATDLRLRLTEAQRVLADGRAEEAAAQYTSLLAEAERHGLGCEQASALLGLGECALETGELVGAREFFERAEACVADESLPVRVPAVRGRAVSHYLAGELRYAVYLLESALDELNRGGLHDPDALLLLYASIIGPYMDMGAHARAAQAAEFALALAPQTGDQALLARMHRSVARTLLAEGRLAEADASLAKAAELYRRLCLRTELANCHWMRGYVCAQNGELERAEGELRQAYAMLSETRAALYRSQAAVELADVLHRLGKSVEAAQLLQGVLGDFSSERGAVHAAAAHRLLGIIAEDARDTEAAEEHYVRALSLLERAGAAGDLADLCRLLGDLLRRTGRTEAALDAYRTGLGHRTAPGTTTLGPAPAQPPL
- the thrS gene encoding threonine--tRNA ligase; the protein is MHDAPADHRRLGRELDLFDTDPLMGAGLPYWLPDGAAVRHALEEYIRDAERRAGYRHVYSPALGKRELYEISGHWDHYRDDMYPPMKLGPDQSEEMVLRPSLCPHHALVYRSRSHSYRDLPLRIAELGSMYRAELSGVLGGLTRVRAIQLNDAHIFCTLEQAVDEARGALELIARAYADLGIEAVRHRLSLPGEGGKYVADPQLWRRATALLKEVLAEAGVDHEEAEGEAAFYGPKIDVQIADPAGRESTLSTVQIDFHQPARFDLHYIGADGARHRPVMVHRSIIGSVERAVAHLIETHRGAFPAWLAPVQLAVLPVGEEQLEQAAALVREAVALGLRAELAGPEQGTLGARIRAARLVPYQAVIGAREARAGRADVRLRGGLRPGELPVPELLRRIADRVAARGTALWE
- a CDS encoding nucleoside hydrolase, with the translated sequence MTGQPTPVIIDCDTGVDDALALLFAVRHPGIDLRAVTCVAGNTDVDGVVRNTLTVLEQAGAPEIPVGRGAARPLIEPARAAKHVHGADGMGDLGLPAPRRTASELDAVSLLRREILAAPRPVTLVPTAPLTNIALLLRTHPEVTRNIERIVFMGGAVATGNATPVAEFNVWHDPEAAAILLTAGVPITMYGLDVFMQVVVPAPDVHRLRTSGDPGTRLAGELLAHRPTAVGEEPEAEEAGGLGDAGAVCAVADPAGLTTRLLPVEVALAPGRSRGQTIVDRRPRPGESEIHEGAREQAWVDVALEVDVERYVKLYLETVARP